One genomic segment of Mesoterricola silvestris includes these proteins:
- a CDS encoding ABC transporter permease, whose protein sequence is MELLWEGIRKAFDLLRTLDPEVLGITLFTLKVTVLATLASLVLGLGAGLVLALTEFPGRRAVISLVNTGMGLPPVVVGLFVTMFLWRNGPLGGFELLYTPTAIILAQTVIATPIITGISVAALQQLPPDLRLQILSLGATRFQMLRLLVREARLPLLAAVMAGFGGVISEVGASLMVGGNIKGSTRVLTTATVMETGKGNFDVAIALSLILLALTFVVNAALTHIQQRERPR, encoded by the coding sequence TTGGAGCTGCTGTGGGAGGGCATACGGAAGGCCTTTGACCTTCTGCGCACCCTGGACCCCGAGGTCCTGGGGATAACCCTTTTCACCCTGAAGGTCACGGTCCTGGCCACCCTGGCGAGCCTGGTGCTGGGCCTGGGCGCGGGGCTGGTGCTGGCCCTCACGGAGTTCCCGGGCCGGCGCGCCGTCATCAGCCTGGTGAACACGGGCATGGGGCTGCCGCCCGTGGTGGTGGGGCTGTTCGTCACCATGTTCCTGTGGCGCAACGGACCCCTGGGCGGCTTCGAGCTGCTGTACACCCCCACGGCCATCATCCTGGCCCAGACGGTCATCGCCACCCCCATCATCACGGGCATCAGCGTGGCCGCCCTCCAGCAGCTGCCCCCGGACCTGCGCCTGCAGATCCTCTCCCTGGGGGCCACCCGGTTCCAGATGCTCCGGCTCCTGGTGCGGGAGGCGCGGCTGCCCCTGCTGGCCGCGGTCATGGCCGGCTTCGGCGGGGTCATCTCCGAGGTGGGGGCCTCCCTCATGGTGGGCGGCAACATCAAGGGCAGCACCCGGGTGCTCACCACCGCCACGGTGATGGAGACCGGCAAGGGCAACTTCGACGTGGCCATCGCCCTCAGCCTCATCCTCCTGGCCCTCACCTTCGTGGTGAACGCGGCCCTCACCCACATCCAGCAGCGGGAGCGGCCCCGGTGA
- the pruA gene encoding L-glutamate gamma-semialdehyde dehydrogenase — protein MTNAIFNLPQAFNEPALSYAPGTPERARLKAELDRQYSQVLDIPLIIGGEEVRTGTLREAVCPHEHGHVLARYHEAGEAEIRLAIQAALDAKADWESTPWEERAAIFNRMASLISTKYRYILNAATMLNQSKTAHQAEIDSTCETADFFRYNTTFMEQIYRQQPESNTHTWNRVHYRALEGFVLAVSPFNFTAIGANLATAPALMGNTVVWKPASTSILSNYYLMQLYKEAGLPRGVINFVPSKGSTLGRIVLDHPSFAGLHFTGSTGVFNSMSKTVADNVGKYRMYPRLVGETGGKDYIFVHHSADMVEVATALVRASFEYQGQKCSACSRAYVPASHWPQLKELVLGMMARIKVGDVRDFRNFMGAVIDEASFDGTMRYIELARNSPSAEIIHGGHGDKTKGWFIEPTIIVTTDPKFVTMQEEIFAPVLTLFVYEDAKLDETVQLLDGTSPYALTGAIFARNRYVINRLTEALANTAGNFYINDKCTGAMVGHQPFGGARASGTNDKAGSFLNLIRWTSPRTIKECFAPHRDFAYPFMDEE, from the coding sequence ATGACCAACGCCATCTTCAATCTCCCCCAAGCCTTCAACGAGCCCGCCCTCTCGTACGCGCCGGGCACCCCGGAACGGGCCCGCCTCAAGGCGGAGCTGGACCGCCAGTACAGCCAGGTGCTGGACATCCCCCTCATCATCGGCGGGGAGGAGGTGCGCACGGGCACCCTGCGGGAGGCGGTGTGTCCCCACGAGCACGGGCACGTGCTGGCCAGGTACCACGAGGCCGGCGAGGCGGAGATCCGCCTGGCCATCCAGGCGGCCCTGGACGCCAAGGCCGATTGGGAGAGCACGCCCTGGGAGGAGCGGGCGGCCATCTTCAACCGCATGGCCAGCCTCATCTCCACCAAGTACCGCTACATCCTCAACGCCGCCACCATGCTCAACCAGTCGAAGACGGCCCACCAGGCGGAGATCGACTCCACCTGCGAAACGGCCGATTTCTTCCGCTACAACACCACCTTCATGGAGCAGATCTACCGCCAGCAGCCCGAAAGCAACACCCACACCTGGAACCGGGTGCATTACCGGGCCCTGGAGGGCTTCGTCCTGGCCGTGTCCCCCTTCAACTTCACCGCCATCGGCGCCAACCTGGCCACCGCCCCCGCCCTCATGGGCAATACGGTGGTGTGGAAGCCCGCCAGCACCTCCATCCTCTCCAACTACTACCTGATGCAGCTCTACAAGGAGGCCGGGCTGCCCCGGGGCGTCATCAATTTCGTGCCCAGCAAGGGCTCCACCCTCGGCCGCATCGTCCTGGACCACCCCTCCTTCGCGGGGCTGCACTTCACGGGATCCACCGGCGTCTTCAATTCCATGTCCAAGACCGTGGCCGACAACGTGGGGAAGTACCGGATGTACCCCCGGCTGGTGGGGGAGACCGGCGGCAAGGACTACATCTTCGTGCACCACTCCGCCGACATGGTGGAGGTGGCCACGGCCCTGGTCCGGGCCTCCTTCGAGTACCAGGGCCAGAAGTGCTCGGCCTGCTCCCGGGCCTACGTCCCCGCCTCCCACTGGCCCCAGCTCAAGGAGCTGGTCCTGGGCATGATGGCCCGCATCAAGGTGGGCGACGTGCGCGACTTCCGCAACTTCATGGGGGCCGTCATCGACGAGGCCAGCTTCGACGGCACCATGCGCTACATCGAACTGGCCCGGAACTCCCCCTCGGCGGAGATCATCCACGGGGGCCACGGGGACAAGACGAAGGGCTGGTTCATCGAGCCCACCATCATCGTCACCACCGATCCCAAGTTCGTCACCATGCAGGAGGAGATCTTCGCGCCGGTGCTCACCCTCTTCGTCTACGAGGACGCGAAGCTGGACGAGACCGTCCAGCTCCTGGACGGGACCAGCCCCTACGCCCTCACCGGCGCCATCTTCGCCCGGAACCGCTACGTCATCAACCGGCTCACGGAGGCCCTGGCCAACACCGCCGGCAACTTCTACATCAACGACAAGTGCACCGGCGCCATGGTGGGCCACCAGCCCTTCGGCGGCGCCCGGGCCTCGGGCACCAACGACAAGGCCGGCAGCTTCCTGAACCTCATCCGCTGGACCTCGCCCCGCACCATCAAGGAGTGCTTCGCCCCCCACCGGGATTTCGCCTATCCTTTCATGGACGAGGAATGA
- a CDS encoding substrate-binding domain-containing protein — MKNRILTLLAGALLCLGPAAYAQRSVILATTTSTQDSGLLDVLVPMFQKQTGFQVKTIAVGSGQALAMGRKGEADVLLVHSPDAEKTFMAEGPGINRRLVMHNDFVVLGPPADPAGLKAAPSAPEAFRKVAARAVTFVSRADQSGTHAQEKKLWKAAGIDPAGKPWYLETGQGMGQTLNVASEKRGYTLSDRGTYLALKKRLGLAIVSEGDASLANIYHVIEIDPAKYPKVNAAGGKAFAAFMVSAPVQEVIRTFGVDKFGSPLFFPDAGKKDN; from the coding sequence ATGAAAAACCGGATCCTGACACTCCTGGCCGGGGCACTGCTCTGCCTGGGCCCCGCGGCCTACGCCCAGCGCAGCGTCATCCTGGCCACCACCACCAGCACCCAGGACTCGGGCCTGCTGGATGTGCTGGTGCCCATGTTCCAGAAACAGACCGGGTTCCAGGTCAAGACCATCGCCGTGGGCTCGGGCCAGGCCCTCGCCATGGGCCGCAAGGGCGAGGCGGACGTGCTCCTGGTGCATTCCCCCGATGCCGAGAAGACCTTCATGGCCGAGGGTCCCGGAATCAACCGGCGGCTGGTCATGCACAACGATTTCGTGGTGCTGGGCCCTCCGGCGGATCCCGCGGGCCTGAAGGCCGCCCCCAGCGCCCCGGAGGCCTTCCGCAAGGTGGCCGCCCGCGCCGTGACCTTCGTCTCCCGGGCGGACCAGTCCGGCACCCACGCCCAGGAGAAGAAGCTCTGGAAGGCCGCGGGCATCGACCCCGCCGGCAAGCCCTGGTACCTGGAAACCGGGCAGGGCATGGGCCAGACCCTCAACGTGGCCTCCGAAAAGCGGGGCTACACCCTGTCGGACCGGGGCACGTACCTGGCCCTGAAGAAGCGCCTGGGCCTGGCCATCGTTTCCGAGGGGGACGCCTCCCTGGCCAACATCTACCACGTCATCGAGATCGACCCGGCCAAGTACCCCAAGGTCAACGCGGCCGGCGGCAAGGCCTTCGCGGCCTTCATGGTCTCCGCCCCCGTCCAGGAAGTCATCCGCACCTTCGGCGTGGACAAGTTCGGCTCGCCTCTTTTCTTCCCCGACGCGGGCAAAAAGGACAACTAG
- a CDS encoding winged helix-turn-helix domain-containing protein codes for MTAPAKKIVSIGIPMGDHYAMGPGKADLLEAIQETGSISAAGRKLGMSYRRAWLLVDEMNACFREAVVATRLGGVKGGGAVVTDLGLEAVRRYRALQTLAWDAVQPSVQEFQRLLGHPAGNPAE; via the coding sequence ATGACCGCCCCGGCCAAGAAGATCGTCAGCATCGGCATCCCCATGGGGGACCACTACGCCATGGGCCCCGGCAAGGCGGACCTGCTGGAGGCCATCCAGGAAACGGGCTCCATTTCCGCGGCCGGCCGGAAGCTCGGCATGAGCTACCGGCGCGCCTGGCTCCTGGTGGACGAAATGAACGCCTGCTTCCGGGAAGCGGTGGTGGCCACCCGCCTGGGCGGCGTCAAGGGCGGGGGGGCGGTGGTGACCGATCTGGGCCTGGAGGCCGTGCGCCGGTACCGGGCCCTGCAGACCCTGGCCTGGGATGCGGTGCAACCCTCCGTCCAGGAATTCCAAAGGCTCCTGGGTCATCCGGCCGGAAATCCGGCCGAGTGA
- a CDS encoding molybdopterin molybdotransferase MoeA, which produces MKLVLERAVPLAPRRVPLMEALGLAAAEDILAREPVPPFTNSAMDGFALRAADAGPGRLPVAGTVPAGMAEVPALGPGEALRIMTGAPVPAGADVILPLEHVRVEGDWVILPEAPRRGANIRLQGEDIPAGGRVVPAGAVLRPAEVGVLAAIGCPEVPVRPRPRVAVITTGNELVDAGDRPGPGQIRDANIHSLCAQVLAAGGVPLPRPRVEDRRETVARALLGALGEADVVLTNGGISVGDFDYIKAVLEDNGAERVFWKVAQKPGSPLGLWVLGGKLIFGIPGNPVAAMLMFEEYVRPAVRRMMGYRNLHRPARAGVLEEGWTRSGDARRTEFLRVVAGPGGRVALAGPQGSGILSGMMRANALAVIPEGPMALEAGAEVLLHLLDEAEDH; this is translated from the coding sequence TTGAAGCTGGTGTTGGAGCGCGCGGTGCCCCTGGCGCCCCGGCGGGTGCCCCTCATGGAGGCCCTGGGCCTGGCCGCGGCCGAGGATATCCTGGCCCGGGAGCCCGTGCCGCCCTTCACCAATTCCGCCATGGACGGCTTCGCCCTGCGGGCCGCGGACGCCGGCCCGGGGCGCCTGCCGGTGGCCGGGACCGTGCCGGCGGGAATGGCCGAGGTGCCGGCCCTGGGGCCGGGGGAGGCCCTGCGCATCATGACCGGGGCCCCGGTGCCCGCGGGGGCCGATGTCATCCTCCCCCTGGAGCACGTGCGGGTGGAGGGCGACTGGGTGATCCTGCCTGAAGCGCCCCGCAGGGGCGCCAATATCCGCCTCCAGGGGGAGGACATCCCCGCGGGGGGCCGGGTGGTGCCGGCGGGGGCCGTGCTGCGCCCGGCGGAGGTGGGGGTCCTGGCGGCCATCGGCTGCCCGGAGGTGCCCGTGCGGCCCCGGCCCCGGGTGGCCGTCATCACCACAGGCAACGAGCTGGTGGACGCCGGGGACCGCCCCGGCCCCGGGCAGATCCGCGACGCCAACATCCACTCCCTCTGCGCCCAGGTCCTGGCCGCGGGGGGCGTCCCCCTGCCCCGGCCGCGGGTGGAGGACCGGCGGGAGACCGTGGCCCGGGCGCTCCTGGGGGCCCTGGGGGAAGCCGACGTGGTACTCACCAACGGGGGCATCTCCGTGGGCGATTTCGACTACATCAAGGCGGTGCTGGAGGACAACGGCGCCGAGCGGGTCTTCTGGAAGGTGGCTCAGAAGCCCGGGAGCCCCCTGGGGCTCTGGGTCCTGGGCGGCAAGCTCATCTTCGGCATCCCCGGCAACCCGGTGGCGGCCATGCTCATGTTCGAGGAGTACGTGCGGCCCGCGGTGCGCCGGATGATGGGGTACCGGAACCTGCACCGCCCGGCCCGCGCCGGGGTCCTGGAGGAGGGCTGGACCCGGAGCGGGGACGCCCGGCGCACCGAGTTCCTGCGGGTGGTGGCCGGTCCCGGCGGGAGGGTGGCCCTGGCCGGGCCCCAGGGCTCGGGGATCCTGTCGGGCATGATGCGGGCCAACGCCCTGGCCGTGATCCCCGAAGGGCCCATGGCCCTGGAGGCCGGCGCCGAGGTGCTCCTGCACCTCCTGGACGAGGCGGAGGACCATTGA